Proteins found in one Synechococcales cyanobacterium CNB genomic segment:
- a CDS encoding iron ABC transporter permease, whose protein sequence is MRPRQWATLAVLAALALAALAFRLGAGSTGLAWPDSEAVWSLRLDRAACGVVVGASLAVAGVLLQSLLRNPLASPDLLGLASGAGLGAMVAVYAGFLAGHGVAHQSLAQAPAALAGALLALAVVYALGQRRGVIQPVSLILVGVIVGVMCAGGTMFVQYLLPDRGQATGRWLVGAISDDVSRASVIATGAVALAAVALGAWGGPAMDAASASDDEARTMGVPLGALRLALFTASGVLAAASVYLAGPIGFVGLVCPHVVRLAAGPGHRTLVIGSALAGAAMIVAGDAAIALIDLGGGRMPLGVLTAIIGGPALIVLLRGQRGAA, encoded by the coding sequence GTGCTCGCGGCGCTCGCGCTCGCGGCGCTCGCTTTCCGCCTCGGCGCCGGATCGACCGGGCTGGCCTGGCCGGATTCCGAGGCCGTCTGGTCGCTGCGGCTGGACCGGGCGGCGTGCGGCGTGGTGGTGGGGGCGTCGCTCGCCGTCGCGGGCGTGCTGCTCCAGTCGCTGCTGCGCAACCCGCTCGCCTCGCCCGATCTGCTCGGGCTTGCGTCCGGGGCGGGCCTCGGCGCGATGGTCGCCGTCTACGCGGGGTTCCTCGCCGGGCACGGCGTCGCGCACCAGAGTCTGGCCCAGGCGCCGGCCGCGCTGGCGGGTGCGCTGCTCGCGCTCGCGGTGGTCTATGCGCTCGGCCAGCGGCGCGGCGTCATCCAACCGGTCTCGCTGATCCTCGTCGGCGTGATCGTCGGCGTGATGTGCGCGGGCGGCACGATGTTCGTCCAGTACCTGCTGCCGGACCGCGGCCAGGCGACGGGCCGGTGGCTCGTCGGGGCGATCAGCGACGACGTGAGCCGCGCGTCGGTGATCGCCACCGGCGCGGTCGCGCTCGCCGCGGTCGCGCTCGGCGCGTGGGGGGGGCCGGCGATGGACGCCGCGAGCGCGAGCGACGACGAGGCCCGCACGATGGGCGTGCCGCTGGGTGCGCTGCGGCTCGCGCTCTTCACCGCGTCGGGCGTGCTGGCGGCGGCGTCGGTGTACCTCGCGGGGCCGATCGGCTTTGTCGGGCTGGTCTGCCCGCACGTGGTGCGTCTTGCGGCCGGGCCGGGCCATCGAACCCTCGTCATCGGTTCCGCGCTCGCGGGGGCGGCGATGATCGTCGCGGGCGACGCCGCGATCGCGCTCATCGACCTCGGGGGCGGGCGCATGCCGCTGGGCGTGCTGACCGCCATCATCGGCGGCCCCGCGCTGATCGTGCTGCTCCGCGGGCAGCGAGGCGCGGCGTGA
- a CDS encoding pseudouridine-5'-phosphate glycosidase: protein MPPHLLNRAGPRSVALETTLLAHGVPRGEGLDLAERLAEIVREQGAEPAFVGVYAGVPTVGLTDAELSELLAADDVPKLNTGNLGLALHRGTHGATTVSTTLELAAAAGVRVFATGGIGGVHHGYHMLPDVSSDLHALARHPVAVVASGVKSILDVPATREVLETLGVPVVGYGTDRFPAFYMRDGGTSVDGRFDSEDDLAAFLVAELPRRACAVLVCNPVPTELEIARSDWTRWMAAAQKRAAGAGGRSLTPLMLEALHVVSDGATLRANLGLVESNARLAGALASRIGLPSKALGTWASQV from the coding sequence ATGCCGCCACACCTGTTGAATCGTGCGGGGCCGAGGAGCGTGGCACTCGAAACCACGCTGCTGGCGCACGGGGTGCCGCGCGGCGAGGGGCTGGACCTCGCCGAACGGCTCGCCGAGATCGTCCGCGAGCAGGGTGCGGAGCCGGCGTTCGTCGGTGTCTATGCGGGCGTGCCGACTGTCGGCCTCACCGATGCCGAGTTGTCCGAACTCCTCGCCGCCGACGACGTGCCGAAACTGAACACGGGCAACCTCGGCCTCGCCCTGCACCGCGGAACGCACGGCGCAACCACCGTGAGCACGACGCTCGAACTGGCGGCGGCCGCGGGTGTGCGAGTCTTCGCCACCGGCGGCATCGGCGGTGTGCACCACGGGTACCACATGCTGCCCGACGTATCGTCTGACCTGCACGCGCTCGCACGCCATCCTGTCGCCGTCGTGGCGAGCGGTGTCAAGTCCATCCTCGACGTGCCCGCCACGCGCGAAGTGCTCGAAACGCTCGGCGTGCCCGTCGTCGGGTACGGAACGGACCGCTTCCCCGCGTTCTACATGCGCGACGGCGGCACGAGCGTGGACGGGCGATTCGACTCGGAGGACGATCTCGCCGCGTTCCTGGTCGCGGAGTTGCCCCGACGCGCGTGCGCCGTGCTCGTCTGCAACCCCGTGCCGACCGAACTGGAGATCGCCCGGTCCGACTGGACACGCTGGATGGCCGCGGCGCAGAAACGGGCGGCTGGCGCGGGCGGCCGCTCCCTGACGCCTCTCATGCTCGAAGCACTCCACGTGGTCTCCGACGGAGCAACACTCCGGGCAAACCTTGGGCTGGTCGAGTCGAATGCCCGTCTCGCCGGTGCCTTGGCCTCGCGCATCGGCTTGCCGAGCAAAGCCTTGGGAACTTGGGCAAGCCAGGTTTGA
- a CDS encoding carbon starvation protein A gives MATVIIAAGAFVLYLVAYHTYGRYLARRIFRVEPERTAPSVELNDGIDYVPSHRDIVFGHHFTSIAGTGPIVGPAIAVVWGWVPALVWVLVGSIVMGAVHDFGSLIVSMRNRGRTIADLAGTVVNARVRLLFLLVVVVGLWIVLAVFGLVIATVFKLYPSSVIPVWTQIPIAVGLGLWVRRGGNLILGTLIAVGLMYGTIAWSASIPWATPDNAEGVAMLPAALTAVISPVAFWTLLLLVYIFVASVLPVQTLLQPRDFINAWQLLIAMGLLGVGLAASRPEIVADAVNFTPAPAAEGAKVPGFLPFLFVTIACGAISGFHCLVASGCASRQLRSEADAQYVGYGAMLTEGFLAVLVILACVAGIGLGTAGGLTGREAWLHHYAVWGGDKGLGANLAPFVVGSANMIETIGVSHALAVAIMGVFVASFAATTLDSACRLQRYVLMELFGGGKETGAASVRVPLLANRWGATTLAVVSAGVLALSDVPARGWEGAGMGGLVLWPVFGATNQLLGGLALLVVTVWLVGRRRPAWVTAVPMVFMLAMTGWAIAELIVGFYAAGTAKAHLLVVSVLMLGLEVWIVAEAVGVVGRGRARAMVGERM, from the coding sequence ATGGCCACCGTCATCATCGCGGCCGGGGCGTTTGTTCTCTATCTCGTGGCGTACCACACCTACGGCCGCTACCTCGCCCGACGCATCTTCCGGGTCGAGCCGGAGCGGACCGCCCCTTCGGTCGAGCTCAACGACGGCATCGACTATGTTCCCAGCCACCGCGACATCGTTTTCGGCCACCACTTCACCAGCATCGCCGGCACCGGCCCGATCGTCGGCCCGGCGATCGCAGTGGTCTGGGGGTGGGTGCCCGCGCTGGTCTGGGTGCTCGTGGGGTCGATCGTCATGGGAGCCGTCCACGACTTCGGCTCGCTGATCGTCTCCATGCGCAACCGCGGGCGAACGATCGCGGACCTCGCGGGCACGGTCGTGAACGCCCGCGTGCGGCTGCTCTTCCTTCTGGTTGTGGTGGTCGGGCTGTGGATCGTGCTGGCGGTCTTCGGCCTGGTCATCGCGACGGTCTTCAAGTTATATCCATCGAGCGTCATCCCGGTCTGGACGCAGATCCCCATCGCCGTCGGTCTGGGGCTGTGGGTGCGTCGCGGCGGCAACCTCATCCTCGGCACGCTCATCGCCGTCGGACTCATGTACGGCACGATCGCGTGGTCGGCCTCCATCCCGTGGGCGACGCCGGACAACGCCGAGGGCGTCGCGATGCTCCCGGCCGCGCTTACGGCCGTCATCTCGCCGGTCGCGTTCTGGACGCTCCTGCTTCTTGTTTATATCTTCGTCGCCAGCGTGCTGCCCGTGCAGACGCTCCTCCAGCCGCGCGACTTCATCAACGCCTGGCAACTCCTGATCGCGATGGGGCTGCTCGGCGTCGGCCTCGCGGCGTCGCGCCCCGAGATCGTCGCGGACGCGGTGAACTTCACGCCCGCCCCGGCCGCCGAGGGCGCGAAGGTGCCGGGCTTCCTGCCGTTCCTGTTCGTAACGATCGCGTGCGGGGCGATCAGCGGCTTCCACTGCCTCGTGGCATCCGGGTGCGCGAGTCGGCAGCTGCGCAGCGAGGCCGACGCCCAGTACGTCGGCTACGGCGCGATGCTGACCGAGGGGTTCCTGGCCGTGCTGGTGATCCTCGCGTGCGTGGCGGGGATCGGGCTGGGGACGGCGGGCGGGCTGACGGGGCGCGAGGCGTGGCTGCACCACTACGCCGTCTGGGGGGGGGACAAGGGGCTGGGGGCGAACCTCGCCCCCTTCGTCGTCGGCTCGGCGAACATGATCGAGACGATCGGCGTCAGCCACGCCCTGGCGGTGGCGATCATGGGCGTCTTTGTCGCCTCCTTCGCCGCCACGACGCTCGACTCGGCGTGCAGGCTCCAGCGGTACGTGCTCATGGAGCTCTTCGGGGGGGGGAAGGAAACCGGCGCGGCCTCGGTGCGCGTGCCCCTGCTCGCCAACCGCTGGGGGGCGACGACGCTGGCCGTCGTCTCGGCGGGCGTGCTCGCCCTGAGCGATGTGCCCGCGCGCGGCTGGGAGGGAGCGGGCATGGGGGGCCTCGTCCTCTGGCCCGTCTTCGGGGCGACGAACCAGTTGCTCGGCGGACTGGCGCTGCTGGTGGTAACAGTCTGGCTGGTGGGCCGGCGGCGGCCGGCGTGGGTGACGGCCGTGCCGATGGTCTTCATGCTGGCCATGACGGGCTGGGCGATCGCGGAACTGATCGTCGGCTTCTACGCCGCGGGCACCGCCAAGGCGCACCTGCTCGTGGTCAGCGTGCTGATGCTGGGGCTGGAGGTATGGATCGTGGCGGAGGCGGTGGGGGTGGTGGGGAGGGGGAGGGCGAGAGCGATGGTGGGAGAGAGAATGTAG
- a CDS encoding DNA methyltransferase, with amino-acid sequence MIKYIGSKRTLIPVIIEAVRRAANAHSVIDLFSGTSRVGHALKAAGYRVLSNDHNSYAAALARCYVQADAEDVLDDAKKLVREFNAMKGEPGYFTETFCVKSRFFQPKNGERIDAIREAIAAKGLEPELEAVLLVSLMEAADRVDSTTGLQMAYLKDWAPRAYNDLVLRVPEVLPRARHGKGQATCLDAIEAAKLLEADVAYIDPPYNQHSYLGNYHVWESLVRWDKPEVYGVACKRVDVRGRQSVFNSRPQFAGVMRRLLAAVRAPVLVVSFNNEGYLSREAMESMLAAMWNGEGKVTTIENDFKRYVGAQIGIYNPQGEKVGKISHLKNKEYVYVVSRECLADRLAPMQAAPAEQMGLFA; translated from the coding sequence TTGATCAAGTACATCGGTTCCAAGCGCACATTGATCCCGGTGATTATCGAGGCCGTCCGCCGAGCGGCGAACGCTCATTCGGTCATTGACCTGTTCTCGGGGACGTCCCGGGTCGGGCACGCGCTCAAGGCCGCCGGCTACCGGGTTCTGTCGAACGACCACAACTCCTACGCCGCCGCGCTCGCCCGCTGTTATGTGCAGGCCGATGCGGAAGACGTTCTCGATGACGCCAAGAAGCTCGTCCGCGAGTTCAACGCAATGAAGGGCGAACCGGGCTACTTCACCGAGACATTCTGCGTGAAGTCGCGTTTCTTCCAGCCCAAGAACGGAGAACGCATCGATGCCATCCGCGAGGCCATCGCGGCGAAGGGGCTAGAACCGGAGCTCGAAGCGGTGCTGCTCGTGTCGCTCATGGAGGCTGCGGATCGGGTGGACTCTACGACGGGCCTTCAGATGGCGTACCTGAAGGACTGGGCGCCACGTGCCTACAACGATCTGGTGTTGCGTGTCCCCGAGGTGTTGCCCCGCGCCAGGCACGGCAAGGGGCAGGCCACGTGCCTCGACGCGATCGAAGCGGCGAAACTCCTCGAAGCCGACGTGGCCTACATCGACCCGCCGTACAACCAGCACTCGTACCTGGGCAACTACCACGTCTGGGAGTCGTTGGTCCGCTGGGACAAGCCCGAGGTGTACGGCGTCGCGTGCAAGCGTGTGGACGTTCGGGGGCGTCAGAGTGTCTTCAACTCACGACCGCAGTTTGCGGGCGTGATGCGGCGGCTTCTCGCCGCCGTGCGAGCCCCGGTGCTGGTTGTCTCGTTCAACAACGAAGGGTACCTGTCCCGCGAGGCGATGGAATCCATGCTCGCGGCGATGTGGAACGGCGAGGGCAAGGTCACGACCATCGAGAACGATTTCAAGCGTTACGTTGGCGCACAGATCGGCATCTACAACCCGCAGGGGGAGAAGGTCGGCAAGATCAGTCACCTGAAGAACAAGGAGTACGTGTACGTGGTCTCGCGCGAATGCTTGGCCGACCGCCTGGCGCCAATGCAGGCCGCACCGGCTGAGCAGATGGGGTTGTTCGCCTGA
- a CDS encoding M20/M25/M40 family metallo-hydrolase has translation MRVMSVIAAAALCGSLGGAAARQDRAAFAPVDELPWWPAAKRDGFAAYEARLNAIPDAERLWAWHDLLASRPHVAGMEGDRETIDTLAAAFADMGLEVEVHRFWAYLSRPIAAEVEVIGGGLLPLGETPLPEDPDTAADPVGFGWNAYSGSGEATGGVVYANYGRREDFERLAALGVDCAGKVVIARYGGNYRGFKAKFAEEAGAAALLIYSDPADDGYVKGLMYPEGGYLNDSCIQRGSIVTLASPGDPLTPGVEATRDAPRLDPDAVALPRIPVQPIGWGAAHTIMRRMRGDVVPQGWQGGLPLPYRVTGGDGLRVRVKVEQERRIVESANVLATLRGREEPERFVVIGCHHDAWGHGAADAMCGMISLMEAARAFSERAAAGERPRRSIVFAAWGAEEHGLIGSTEWVEGNRDRLEGVSGGGAVAYINLDMASMGPNFGAAATPSLRRVIASAAKAVPQARDPERSVFEAWGAGGEPGMGELGGGSDHLPFVAHAGVAGAGFSGGGSPGVNYHTAYDTLRWYRHVVGEDYEPALMIARMTVATTARLADAPLLPLDPAAGVSSLRRHLREITKRGVETGVFAGPAAESGRAEGGGAVAAELAALDAAAAECEGALVRALDAMEAAMAEGRLTGDDLARANAALFAAQRAWSDGAGLADRPWYKSLYIATDPDSGYGSWPLPGLRRAVEDGDAEAVRREVARLKAVVKMLRAVPASLHSGE, from the coding sequence ATGCGGGTGATGAGCGTGATCGCGGCGGCGGCGCTTTGCGGATCGCTCGGAGGCGCGGCCGCGCGACAGGATCGGGCCGCCTTTGCGCCGGTGGACGAGCTGCCGTGGTGGCCCGCTGCCAAACGCGATGGGTTCGCGGCGTACGAGGCCCGGCTCAACGCGATCCCGGATGCGGAGCGGCTGTGGGCGTGGCACGACCTGCTCGCGTCGCGGCCGCACGTCGCGGGCATGGAGGGGGACCGGGAGACGATCGACACGCTCGCCGCGGCGTTCGCCGACATGGGCCTCGAGGTCGAGGTCCACCGCTTCTGGGCCTACCTCTCGCGGCCGATCGCGGCAGAGGTCGAGGTCATCGGGGGGGGGCTGCTCCCGCTCGGCGAGACGCCCCTGCCCGAAGACCCCGACACCGCCGCCGACCCCGTCGGCTTCGGGTGGAACGCCTACTCGGGCAGCGGCGAGGCGACCGGCGGGGTCGTCTACGCGAACTACGGACGCAGGGAGGACTTCGAGCGTCTGGCCGCGCTCGGCGTGGACTGCGCCGGCAAGGTCGTCATCGCGCGCTACGGCGGGAACTACCGGGGCTTCAAGGCCAAGTTCGCGGAGGAAGCGGGCGCGGCCGCGCTGCTCATCTACAGCGACCCCGCCGACGACGGGTACGTCAAGGGCCTCATGTACCCCGAGGGCGGGTACCTCAACGACTCGTGCATCCAGCGCGGCTCGATCGTGACGCTCGCCTCGCCCGGCGACCCGCTCACGCCGGGCGTCGAGGCGACGCGAGACGCCCCGCGCCTGGACCCGGACGCGGTCGCGCTGCCGCGCATCCCGGTGCAGCCGATCGGCTGGGGCGCGGCCCACACGATCATGCGGCGCATGCGCGGCGATGTCGTGCCGCAGGGATGGCAGGGAGGGCTGCCGCTGCCGTACCGCGTCACCGGCGGCGACGGGCTGCGCGTGCGCGTGAAGGTCGAGCAGGAGCGGCGGATCGTCGAATCAGCGAACGTGCTGGCGACGCTGCGCGGACGCGAAGAGCCTGAGCGCTTCGTCGTCATCGGGTGCCACCACGACGCGTGGGGCCACGGCGCGGCCGACGCGATGTGCGGGATGATCTCGCTCATGGAGGCGGCAAGAGCGTTCAGCGAGCGCGCCGCGGCGGGCGAGCGGCCGCGGCGGAGCATCGTCTTCGCGGCGTGGGGCGCGGAAGAGCACGGGCTGATCGGCTCGACGGAGTGGGTGGAGGGGAACCGCGATCGGCTGGAGGGCGTGAGCGGGGGTGGGGCCGTCGCGTACATCAACCTGGACATGGCGTCGATGGGGCCGAACTTCGGGGCCGCGGCGACGCCGAGCCTGCGGCGCGTGATCGCGAGCGCGGCCAAGGCCGTGCCGCAGGCGCGCGACCCCGAACGATCCGTGTTTGAAGCGTGGGGCGCGGGGGGTGAGCCGGGCATGGGCGAACTCGGCGGCGGGAGCGACCATCTGCCGTTCGTGGCGCACGCGGGCGTTGCGGGCGCGGGTTTCTCGGGCGGGGGCAGCCCCGGGGTGAACTACCACACGGCGTACGACACGCTGCGGTGGTACCGCCACGTCGTAGGCGAGGATTACGAGCCTGCGCTGATGATCGCGCGGATGACCGTGGCGACGACGGCCAGGCTCGCGGACGCGCCCCTGCTGCCGCTGGACCCCGCGGCGGGCGTGTCGAGCCTGCGCCGGCACCTGCGGGAGATCACGAAGCGCGGCGTGGAGACGGGCGTGTTCGCGGGGCCGGCGGCCGAGAGTGGGAGGGCGGAAGGGGGGGGAGCGGTGGCTGCGGAGCTGGCCGCGCTGGACGCCGCGGCGGCAGAGTGCGAGGGCGCGCTGGTGCGGGCGCTGGATGCGATGGAGGCCGCGATGGCGGAAGGGAGGCTGACCGGCGACGACCTCGCGCGCGCGAACGCGGCGTTGTTCGCGGCGCAGCGTGCATGGTCGGACGGGGCGGGCCTGGCCGACCGGCCCTGGTACAAGAGCCTGTACATCGCGACGGACCCGGACAGCGGGTACGGCTCCTGGCCGCTGCCCGGCCTGCGGCGCGCGGTGGAGGACGGGGATGCCGAGGCGGTGCGGCGGGAGGTGGCGAGGTTGAAGGCTGTGGTCAAAATGCTCAGGGCCGTTCCGGCTTCGCTGCATTCAGGCGAATGA
- a CDS encoding SDR family oxidoreductase, which translates to MPRSDSDTAGDPTSSLADRPVALVTGGVRRVGLAVAHALADAGCDLIVTWRSDADAARKAAALLHKAGASVRLERLDLEDLASVAALGEMLAVELKRLDVIVHNASVYGPTPLARITSEAISRHFRVNALSPLLLSSRLAGRLAESPRPGGGSIVAMLDIHSLGRPRRGYSAYSMSKAALAEMVQSLARELAPRVRVNGVAPGVVAWPESGAEADPEAQKAYLKRVPLARAGTPQDAAEAVRWLALDAHYVTGEIVRVDGGRWVA; encoded by the coding sequence ATGCCACGCTCCGATTCCGATACCGCCGGCGATCCGACCAGTTCGCTCGCGGATCGCCCCGTTGCACTCGTGACAGGCGGCGTGCGGCGGGTCGGGCTTGCGGTTGCGCACGCCCTCGCCGATGCCGGCTGCGACCTGATCGTCACCTGGCGCAGCGACGCGGACGCCGCGCGCAAGGCCGCCGCGCTTCTGCACAAGGCAGGCGCCAGCGTCCGTCTCGAACGCCTCGATCTTGAAGACCTCGCCTCGGTTGCCGCGCTCGGCGAGATGCTCGCCGTCGAACTCAAGCGCCTGGACGTGATCGTCCACAACGCCTCGGTGTACGGCCCCACGCCGCTTGCCCGCATCACCTCCGAGGCGATCTCGCGCCACTTCCGCGTGAATGCGCTCTCGCCGCTCTTGCTCTCTTCGCGTCTGGCGGGCCGCCTCGCCGAGTCACCGCGACCCGGCGGCGGCTCGATCGTCGCCATGCTGGACATCCACTCGCTGGGCCGCCCACGACGCGGGTACTCGGCGTACTCCATGTCCAAGGCCGCCCTCGCCGAGATGGTCCAGAGCCTCGCCCGCGAACTCGCCCCGCGCGTTCGGGTCAACGGGGTCGCGCCCGGCGTCGTCGCGTGGCCCGAGTCAGGCGCCGAGGCCGACCCGGAGGCACAGAAGGCCTACCTCAAGCGTGTCCCGCTCGCTCGCGCCGGCACGCCGCAGGACGCAGCCGAGGCGGTGCGCTGGCTCGCCCTCGACGCGCACTATGTCACGGGCGAGATCGTCCGTGTCGACGGCGGGCGCTGGGTCGCCTGA
- a CDS encoding sigma-70 family RNA polymerase sigma factor, with the protein MPRPAPAALAPSERGDATRDLTAAISRGDGSALACFYEAWFDRAFDAARSLTGRDESFCLDVVQDAMIRVARRIPTLPDEQSLERWFVRVVRSAALDRLRREKRRILRERSRSPAPAPARPDELCEVLERIDRLRAVLAGLPAEDRSLIDARFGRSRTLRESGDQAGLTGDAAHGRLRRILNRLRDTASEKHP; encoded by the coding sequence ATGCCGCGTCCAGCGCCCGCCGCGCTCGCCCCATCCGAGCGCGGCGACGCCACACGCGATCTGACAGCCGCCATTTCCAGGGGCGACGGTTCCGCCCTCGCCTGCTTCTACGAAGCCTGGTTCGATCGCGCCTTTGACGCCGCCCGATCCCTGACCGGCCGTGACGAGTCGTTCTGCCTCGACGTGGTCCAGGACGCGATGATCCGAGTCGCACGCCGCATCCCGACGCTGCCTGACGAACAGTCACTCGAACGCTGGTTCGTTCGAGTTGTGCGATCGGCCGCGCTCGACCGGCTGCGCCGCGAGAAGCGCCGCATCCTCCGTGAACGCTCACGCTCGCCTGCACCAGCGCCCGCTCGTCCCGACGAACTCTGCGAGGTGCTCGAACGGATCGACCGACTTCGCGCTGTCCTCGCCGGACTTCCCGCCGAAGATCGCTCGCTCATCGACGCTCGCTTCGGCCGGTCGCGCACGCTGCGCGAGTCCGGCGATCAGGCGGGCCTGACCGGTGATGCCGCCCACGGCCGCTTGCGGCGCATCCTCAACCGTTTACGCGACACCGCATCGGAGAAACACCCATGA
- a CDS encoding peptide chain release factor 2: protein MAELETKMGEPGFWDAPEAAKATVAELKLLKAQTDPLKSIVEDFENARLAYEMAKESGDKDLLAEADESLHGLVGRMEQVELQSLLSGKHDHRNCYLTISAGDGGTEANDWAEMLLRMYIYYCERMGWKLEEISKTFGTEVGIDHVTLHVKGPYAFGYLSCERGTHRLARVSPFNSQGKRQTSFASVDVTPEFEDVALEIPDKDLDITYFARSSGPGGQNVNKVASACRIVHKPTGIMVVASTYRDQPQNKHQAMTLLTAKLEQLEEEKRERELAEAKGAEMGRGWGTQIRSYVFYDNRVKDHRTGYEESNYEKVLQGYLEPFVDAELKRRRAEKERAGVGA from the coding sequence CTGGCGGAACTTGAGACGAAGATGGGCGAGCCGGGTTTCTGGGACGCCCCGGAGGCCGCGAAGGCCACGGTGGCGGAACTGAAACTGCTCAAGGCCCAGACGGACCCGCTCAAGTCGATCGTTGAGGACTTCGAGAACGCGAGACTCGCGTACGAGATGGCGAAGGAGTCGGGCGACAAGGACCTGCTCGCCGAGGCCGACGAGTCGTTGCACGGCCTGGTCGGGCGAATGGAGCAGGTCGAGCTGCAGTCGCTGCTCTCGGGCAAGCACGACCATCGGAACTGCTACCTGACCATCTCGGCCGGCGACGGCGGCACCGAGGCCAACGACTGGGCCGAGATGCTGCTGCGGATGTACATCTACTACTGCGAACGGATGGGATGGAAACTCGAAGAGATTTCCAAGACGTTCGGCACGGAGGTTGGGATCGACCACGTGACGCTGCACGTGAAAGGGCCGTACGCGTTCGGATACCTGAGTTGCGAGCGGGGGACGCACCGGCTGGCGCGGGTGTCGCCGTTCAACTCGCAGGGCAAGCGGCAGACGAGTTTCGCGAGCGTGGACGTGACGCCCGAGTTCGAGGATGTTGCGCTGGAAATCCCGGACAAGGACCTCGATATCACGTACTTCGCGCGATCCAGCGGCCCGGGCGGGCAGAACGTCAACAAGGTGGCGTCGGCGTGCCGCATCGTGCACAAGCCGACGGGGATCATGGTGGTGGCAAGCACCTACCGTGACCAGCCGCAGAACAAGCATCAGGCCATGACGCTGCTGACGGCGAAACTGGAGCAACTCGAGGAAGAGAAGCGCGAGCGTGAGCTGGCTGAGGCCAAGGGCGCGGAGATGGGCCGCGGCTGGGGGACGCAGATCCGCAGCTACGTGTTCTACGACAACCGTGTGAAGGACCACCGGACCGGCTACGAGGAGAGCAACTACGAGAAGGTGCTGCAGGGGTATCTGGAGCCGTTCGTGGATGCGGAACTGAAGCGGCGGCGGGCTGAGAAGGAGAGGGCGGGGGTGGGGGCGTAG